A region from the Oncorhynchus keta strain PuntledgeMale-10-30-2019 chromosome 5, Oket_V2, whole genome shotgun sequence genome encodes:
- the LOC118384623 gene encoding probable ATP-dependent RNA helicase DDX47: MAEDSKKSVEIKTGDAKDEDSSNDDNSNVNIAENDEQLKTFKDLGVTEVLCEACEQLGWKTPTKIQVEAIPVALQGKDVIGLAETGSGKTGAFALPILQSLLASAQRLHTLILTPTRELAFQIAEQFEALGSSIGVKTAVIVGGIDMMSQSLVLAKKPHIVIATPGRLIDHLENTKGFSLRALKFLVMDEADRILNMDFETEVDKILKVIPRDRRTFLFSATMTKKVAKLQRAALKDPVKCAVNTKYSTVEKLQQYYVFIPSKYKDCYLVSIINELAGNSFMIFCSTCNNAQRVALLLRNLGITAIPLHGQMSQNKRLGSLNKFKSKSRSVLLATDVASRGLDIPHVDCVINYDIPTHSKDYIHRVGRTARAGRSGKSITFVTQYDVELFQRIETLIGKKLPAFPTQEEEVMMLVERVSEAQRFARIEMKEQGEKRKRPRGEEGDDTEQSSGVRKKVRGGAGGGGGRGRGGDRGGGGGKNRGGAAWRGGR; the protein is encoded by the exons ATGGCGGAAGACTCGAAGAAAAGTGTTGAGATAAAAACAGGTGACGCAAAGGATGAAGATTCGAGTAATGATGATAACAGTAACGTTAATATCGCTGAAAATGATGAACAATTGAAGACCTTCAAGGATCTG GGTGTGACTGAAGTGCTGTGTGAAGCTTGTGAACAGTTGGGATGGAAGACTCCTACAAAGATCCAGGTCGAGGCCATACCTGTAGCCTTACAAG gaAAGGATGTAATTGGCTTGGCAGAGACTGGCTCAGGGAAGACCGGTGCGTTTGCTCTGCCCATCCTGCAGTCACTCCTCGCTTCCGCTCAGAGGCTGCATACACTCATACTCACCCCCACCAGAGAGCTGGCTTTCCAGATAGCAGAACAGTTTGAGGCCCTGGGCTCCAGCATCGGAGTCAAGACCG ctgttatcgTTGGAGGAATTGACATGATGTCCCAATCCCTGGTCCTGGCCAAGAAACCTCACATTGTCATTG CCACCCCCGGGCGGTTGATAGACCACTTAGAGAACACCAAAGGCTTCTCGCTGCGAGCGCTGAAGTTCCTGGTGATGGATGAGGCAGACCGGATCCTCAACATGGACTTTGAGACGGAGGTGGACAAGATCCTAAAGGTTATTCCCAGAGACAGACGGACGTTTCTCTTTTCTGCCACCATGACCAAAAAG GTCGCCAAGCTGCAGAGAGCAGCTCTGAAGGATCCAGTTAAATGTGCCGTTAACACCAAATACTCAACAGTAGAAAAACTTCAGCAGTACTATGTCTTCATACCCTCCAAATACAAG GATTGTTACCTGGTGTCCATCATCAACGAGCTGGCTGGGAACTCCTTCATGATCTTCTGCAGTACGTGTAACAATGCCCAGCGTGTGGCACTGCTGCTTAGGAACTTGGGCATCACTGCCATCCCCCTGCATGGGCAGATGAGTCAG AACAAACGTCTGGGGTCGCTGAACAAGTTCAAGTCTAAGTCTCGCTCTGTGTTGCTGGCGACGGACGTAGCATCAAGAGGACTGGACATTCCACATGTAGACTGTGTTATTAACTACGACATCCCAACCCACTCAAAG GACTACATCCACAGAGTGGGGCGAACCGCCAGAGCAGGACGGTCTGGAAAATCCATCACATTTGTCACACA GTATGATGTGGAGCTGTTCCAGCGAATCGAAACTCTGATTGGCAAGAAGCTGCCTGCCTTCCCCACGCAGGAGGAGGAAGTGATGATGCTGGTGGAGAGAGTGAGCGAGGCACAGAGATTCGCCAGAATT GAAATGAAGGAACAAGGAGAAAAGAGGAAGAGGcccagaggagaagagggggatgacacAGAGCAGTCCAGCGGTGTGAGGAAGAAAGTAAGAGGCGGCGCTGGTGGTggcggagggagggggagaggaggtgacagagggggaggaggagggaaaaacCGTGGCGGAGCAGCATGGAGAGGCGGACGTTAA